One genomic segment of Sminthopsis crassicaudata isolate SCR6 chromosome 2, ASM4859323v1, whole genome shotgun sequence includes these proteins:
- the DSN1 gene encoding kinetochore-associated protein DSN1 homolog isoform X3, whose product MLELSRSISIDLAESKRLGCLLLSSFQFSAQKLEPFLRDVDGISLDTFKARVSSISEEFKNFTNRLEDDGTLQKCSEESKGQSADIALEASMTEIKEYIARLSLECANWDQLLLHHQKVAEEISRTLEEAKIIDIELDPTLYLQSSQSEILSTKPDYQKILDSQNEVFDCMEMVMDELQGSIRLLHSFMEDTTKFFKKLSVQLGKRTAQQLEVSPIRKLLKPQLHKPFAL is encoded by the exons ATGTTAGAGCTCAGCAGATCTATCAGCATAGACTTGGCTGAAAGCAAGCGCCTTGGCTGTCTCCTTCTTTCCAGTTTTCAG TTCTCTGCACAGAAACTTGAACCTTTTCTGAGAGACGTTGATGGCATCAGTCTTGATACTTTTAAAGCCAGAG tgTCTTCAATTTCTGAAGAAttcaagaattttacaaataGACTTGAAGATGATGGGACCTTACAAAAATGCTCTGAAGAATCAAAAGG GCAGTCAGCAGATATTGCCTTGGAAGCATCAATGACAGAGATAAAAGAATATATAGCCAG GCTTTCTTTGGAGTGTGCAAATTGGGATCAATTATTGCTGCATCACCAGAAAGTAGCCGAAGAGATATCCAG gactttAGAGGAAGCCAAAATTATTGATATAGAACTGGACCCCACTTTGTATCTACAGTCTTCACAAAGCGAAATTCTTAGCACAAAACCTGACTACCAGAAAATATTAGACAGCCAGAATGAAGTTTTTGACTGCATGGAGATGGTG atGGATGAATTACAAGGATCAATAAGGCTGTTGCATTCTTTTATGGAAGATACTACCAAATTCTTCAAGAAGTTGTCAGTGCAACTTG GAAAAAGAACTGCCCAGCAGTTGGAAGTGTCGCCAATTCGAAAACTGCTCAAACCTCAACTACACAAACCTTTTGCACTCTAA
- the DSN1 gene encoding kinetochore-associated protein DSN1 homolog isoform X2: MEPKTQDHQLTSSPTSLNICTVSSVFLETTKDVSRKRKNSESSPKTGKNQDLEPTYMAPQENNNNQKAKRQSWRRASMKETSHRKSLPPFHQGITELSRSISIDLAESKRLGCLLLSSFQFSAQKLEPFLRDVDGISLDTFKARVSSISEEFKNFTNRLEDDGTLQKCSEESKGQSADIALEASMTEIKEYIARLSLECANWDQLLLHHQKVAEEISRTLEEAKIIDIELDPTLYLQSSQSEILSTKPDYQKILDSQNEVFDCMEMVMDELQGSIRLLHSFMEDTTKFFKKLSVQLGKRTAQQLEVSPIRKLLKPQLHKPFAL; this comes from the exons CTGGAGACTACCAAAGATgtctcaagaaaaagaaagaattctgaaagcagtcctaaaacaggaaaaaatcaaGATCTCGAGCCCACTTATATGGCCccacaagaaaataacaataatcaaaAAGCTAAGCGTCAGTCCTGGCGAAGGGCTAGCATGAAAGAAACAAGCCATCGAAAGTCACTGCCACCCTTTCACCAGGGTATCACAG AGCTCAGCAGATCTATCAGCATAGACTTGGCTGAAAGCAAGCGCCTTGGCTGTCTCCTTCTTTCCAGTTTTCAG TTCTCTGCACAGAAACTTGAACCTTTTCTGAGAGACGTTGATGGCATCAGTCTTGATACTTTTAAAGCCAGAG tgTCTTCAATTTCTGAAGAAttcaagaattttacaaataGACTTGAAGATGATGGGACCTTACAAAAATGCTCTGAAGAATCAAAAGG GCAGTCAGCAGATATTGCCTTGGAAGCATCAATGACAGAGATAAAAGAATATATAGCCAG GCTTTCTTTGGAGTGTGCAAATTGGGATCAATTATTGCTGCATCACCAGAAAGTAGCCGAAGAGATATCCAG gactttAGAGGAAGCCAAAATTATTGATATAGAACTGGACCCCACTTTGTATCTACAGTCTTCACAAAGCGAAATTCTTAGCACAAAACCTGACTACCAGAAAATATTAGACAGCCAGAATGAAGTTTTTGACTGCATGGAGATGGTG atGGATGAATTACAAGGATCAATAAGGCTGTTGCATTCTTTTATGGAAGATACTACCAAATTCTTCAAGAAGTTGTCAGTGCAACTTG GAAAAAGAACTGCCCAGCAGTTGGAAGTGTCGCCAATTCGAAAACTGCTCAAACCTCAACTACACAAACCTTTTGCACTCTAA